A window of Accipiter gentilis chromosome 24, bAccGen1.1, whole genome shotgun sequence contains these coding sequences:
- the NKRF gene encoding NF-kappa-B-repressing factor isoform X7 yields the protein MVPRFRVRPRFEPIHFVTSAEKDDKKEDSLDNQMQEVNQEANTNSIAQPAENCTNSFVSAREADPQLSNSAGFGFAGQAAAAKKAVSSMDSTTSSVLQVAVSPAAVQSASETFPPSAIMLKQSFIEKLSAAIWKNLANPDANTGTDKINYTYLLTRSIQACKTNPEYIYVPLKEIAPADLPKSKKLLTDGFACEVRCQNVYLTTGYAGSKNGSRDRAAELAVKLLKKSVEVRVVQRKFKHTYHEDLVVCEAGVSRPDFPPALKPHEEFVVANRDCVPMQPGTESVKGSTNTNKHWTSFVLTENASDAIGILNNSASYNKMSVEYKYELMPNRSWRCQVYLQDHCLAEGFGTKKTSKHAAAEEALKILQKMQSNIAAIKVTQVQKVGCSSRGSGRKKDLKDLVVYENSNNPVCTLNDTAQFNKMTVEYVFERMTGMRWKCKVLLEDEFIAEAVGVKKSVKHEAAEEAVKILKKTQPTVVNNLKKGTVEDVISRNEIRGRSAEEAFKQKIKEDNIGNQILRKMGWTGGGLGKDGEGIREPISVKEQFKREGLGLDVERVNKIAKRDIEEIIRNYARSESHIDLTFSRELTMDERKQIHQIAQKYGLKSKSHGQGHNRYLVVSRKRRKEDLLDQLKQEGQVGHYELIMPQAN from the coding sequence ATGGTCCCCAGGTTCCGGGTGCGACCACGTTTTGAACCCATACACTTTGTCACCAGTGCTGAGAAGGATGACAAGAAGGAAGATTCTCTGGATAACCAAATGCAGGAGGTGAACCAGGAGGCAAATACAAACAGCATAGCGCAGCCAGCTGAAAATTGTACAAATTCTTTTGTGAGTGCACGGGAGGCAGACCCCCAGCTCTCCAACTCAGCTGGGTTTGGCTTTGcaggccaggcagcagcagccaagaAGGCTGTCAGTAGTATGGACTCTACCACAAGCAGCGTGTTGCAGGTGGCAGTTTCTCCTGCAGCTGTCCAGTCTGCATCAGAGACTTTCCCTCCGTCGGCTATAATGCTGAAGCAGAGTTTTATCGAGAAACTGTCAGCAGCTATCTGGAAAAATCTTGCAAACCCAGATGCAAACACTGGGACCGATAAAATTAACTATACGTATCTTTTGACACGTTCAATTCAGGCATGCAAGACAAATCCTGAATATATTTATGTTCCTCTGAAAGAAATTGCCCCTGCTGACCTCCCCAAGAGCAAGAAGCTCTTAACAGATGGCTTTGCTTGTGAGGTGCGATGTCAGAATGTCTACCTGACCACCGGTTACGCCGGCAGCAAAAACGGATCCAGGGATCGAGCCGCGGAGCTGGCAGTCAAGCTGCTGAAGAAGTCTGTGGAAGTTAGAGTTGTTCAGCGGAAGTTCAAACATACCTATCACGAAGACTTGGTGGTGTGCGAGGCAGGCGTGAGTCGCCCAGATTTCCCTCCTGCTCTCAAACCTCATGAGGAGTTCGTAGTTGCCAACAGGGACTGTGTCCCAATGCAGCCTGGTACTGAATCTGTAAAAGGTTCCACTAATACCAACAAACACTGGACTAGTTTCGTCCTCACAGAGAATGCCAGTGACGCAATAGGAATACTTAACAATTCTGCCTCATATAACAAAATGTCTGTTGAATACAAATATGAATTAATGCCCAACCGCTCGTGGCGTTGTCAAGTGTATCTGCAAGATCACTGCCTAGCCGAGGGATTTGGCACTAAAAAGACCAGCAAGCACGCAGCAGCTGAGGAGGCATTGAAAATTCTGCAGAAGATGCAGTCAAATATAGCAGCCATCAAAGTGACCCAGGTTCAGAAAGTGGGCTGCTCGTCGCGGGGCTCCGGAAGGAAGAAGGACCTGAAGGACCTCGTGGTTTATGAGAACTCCAATAATCCAGTGTGCACGCTGAATGACACCGCCCAGTTCAACAAGATGACGGTGGAGTATGTCTTTGAAAGGATGACTGGCATGCGATGGAAATGCAAGGTGCTGCTTGAAGATGAATTCATCGCAGAAGCAGTTGGAGTGAAGAAATCTGTCAAGCATGAGGCAGCAGAGGAAGCTGTGAAAATCCTCAAAAAGACTCAGCCAACTGTTGTTAATAACCTGAAGAAAGGCACCGTCGAAGACGTCATCTCCAGAAATGAGATTCGGGGTCGATCAGCGGAAGAGGCTTTCAAACAGAAGATCAAAGAAGACAATATTGGGAATCAAATTTTAAGAAAGATGGGCTGGACAGGTGGTGGCCTGGGGAAAGATGGTGAAGGAATTAGAGAGCCTATTTCAGTGAAGGAGCAGTTTAAAAGGGAAGGACTTGGGCTTGATGTAGAAAGGGTGAACAAAATCGCTAAAAGAGATATTGAAGAGATCATTCGAAACTATGCACGCTCAGAAAGTCACATTGACTTGACTTTCTCTAGAGAACTGACCATGGATGAGCGGAAGCAGATACATCAGATTGCCCAAAAATATGGTCTTAAAAGTAAATCTCACGGGCAGGGGCACAACAGATACTTGGTGGTAAGCAGGAAGCGGCGCAAGGAGGATCTGTTAGACCAGCTGAAGCAGGAAGGCCAGGTTGGGCATTACGAGCTTATTATGCCTCAAGCAAACTGA
- the NKRF gene encoding NF-kappa-B-repressing factor isoform X6, giving the protein MRRPEGPELEEIPEPPKKMVPRFRVRPRFEPIHFVTSAEKDDKKEDSLDNQMQEVNQEANTNSIAQPAENCTNSFVSAREADPQLSNSAGFGFAGQAAAAKKAVSSMDSTTSSVLQVAVSPAAVQSASETFPPSAIMLKQSFIEKLSAAIWKNLANPDANTGTDKINYTYLLTRSIQACKTNPEYIYVPLKEIAPADLPKSKKLLTDGFACEVRCQNVYLTTGYAGSKNGSRDRAAELAVKLLKKSVEVRVVQRKFKHTYHEDLVVCEAGVSRPDFPPALKPHEEFVVANRDCVPMQPGTESVKGSTNTNKHWTSFVLTENASDAIGILNNSASYNKMSVEYKYELMPNRSWRCQVYLQDHCLAEGFGTKKTSKHAAAEEALKILQKMQSNIAAIKVTQVQKVGCSSRGSGRKKDLKDLVVYENSNNPVCTLNDTAQFNKMTVEYVFERMTGMRWKCKVLLEDEFIAEAVGVKKSVKHEAAEEAVKILKKTQPTVVNNLKKGTVEDVISRNEIRGRSAEEAFKQKIKEDNIGNQILRKMGWTGGGLGKDGEGIREPISVKEQFKREGLGLDVERVNKIAKRDIEEIIRNYARSESHIDLTFSRELTMDERKQIHQIAQKYGLKSKSHGQGHNRYLVVSRKRRKEDLLDQLKQEGQVGHYELIMPQAN; this is encoded by the exons ATGAGAAGACCTGAAG GTCCAGAGCTGGAAGAGATTCCCGAGCCACCCAAAAAGATGGTCCCCAGGTTCCGGGTGCGACCACGTTTTGAACCCATACACTTTGTCACCAGTGCTGAGAAGGATGACAAGAAGGAAGATTCTCTGGATAACCAAATGCAGGAGGTGAACCAGGAGGCAAATACAAACAGCATAGCGCAGCCAGCTGAAAATTGTACAAATTCTTTTGTGAGTGCACGGGAGGCAGACCCCCAGCTCTCCAACTCAGCTGGGTTTGGCTTTGcaggccaggcagcagcagccaagaAGGCTGTCAGTAGTATGGACTCTACCACAAGCAGCGTGTTGCAGGTGGCAGTTTCTCCTGCAGCTGTCCAGTCTGCATCAGAGACTTTCCCTCCGTCGGCTATAATGCTGAAGCAGAGTTTTATCGAGAAACTGTCAGCAGCTATCTGGAAAAATCTTGCAAACCCAGATGCAAACACTGGGACCGATAAAATTAACTATACGTATCTTTTGACACGTTCAATTCAGGCATGCAAGACAAATCCTGAATATATTTATGTTCCTCTGAAAGAAATTGCCCCTGCTGACCTCCCCAAGAGCAAGAAGCTCTTAACAGATGGCTTTGCTTGTGAGGTGCGATGTCAGAATGTCTACCTGACCACCGGTTACGCCGGCAGCAAAAACGGATCCAGGGATCGAGCCGCGGAGCTGGCAGTCAAGCTGCTGAAGAAGTCTGTGGAAGTTAGAGTTGTTCAGCGGAAGTTCAAACATACCTATCACGAAGACTTGGTGGTGTGCGAGGCAGGCGTGAGTCGCCCAGATTTCCCTCCTGCTCTCAAACCTCATGAGGAGTTCGTAGTTGCCAACAGGGACTGTGTCCCAATGCAGCCTGGTACTGAATCTGTAAAAGGTTCCACTAATACCAACAAACACTGGACTAGTTTCGTCCTCACAGAGAATGCCAGTGACGCAATAGGAATACTTAACAATTCTGCCTCATATAACAAAATGTCTGTTGAATACAAATATGAATTAATGCCCAACCGCTCGTGGCGTTGTCAAGTGTATCTGCAAGATCACTGCCTAGCCGAGGGATTTGGCACTAAAAAGACCAGCAAGCACGCAGCAGCTGAGGAGGCATTGAAAATTCTGCAGAAGATGCAGTCAAATATAGCAGCCATCAAAGTGACCCAGGTTCAGAAAGTGGGCTGCTCGTCGCGGGGCTCCGGAAGGAAGAAGGACCTGAAGGACCTCGTGGTTTATGAGAACTCCAATAATCCAGTGTGCACGCTGAATGACACCGCCCAGTTCAACAAGATGACGGTGGAGTATGTCTTTGAAAGGATGACTGGCATGCGATGGAAATGCAAGGTGCTGCTTGAAGATGAATTCATCGCAGAAGCAGTTGGAGTGAAGAAATCTGTCAAGCATGAGGCAGCAGAGGAAGCTGTGAAAATCCTCAAAAAGACTCAGCCAACTGTTGTTAATAACCTGAAGAAAGGCACCGTCGAAGACGTCATCTCCAGAAATGAGATTCGGGGTCGATCAGCGGAAGAGGCTTTCAAACAGAAGATCAAAGAAGACAATATTGGGAATCAAATTTTAAGAAAGATGGGCTGGACAGGTGGTGGCCTGGGGAAAGATGGTGAAGGAATTAGAGAGCCTATTTCAGTGAAGGAGCAGTTTAAAAGGGAAGGACTTGGGCTTGATGTAGAAAGGGTGAACAAAATCGCTAAAAGAGATATTGAAGAGATCATTCGAAACTATGCACGCTCAGAAAGTCACATTGACTTGACTTTCTCTAGAGAACTGACCATGGATGAGCGGAAGCAGATACATCAGATTGCCCAAAAATATGGTCTTAAAAGTAAATCTCACGGGCAGGGGCACAACAGATACTTGGTGGTAAGCAGGAAGCGGCGCAAGGAGGATCTGTTAGACCAGCTGAAGCAGGAAGGCCAGGTTGGGCATTACGAGCTTATTATGCCTCAAGCAAACTGA